In a genomic window of Halobiforma lacisalsi AJ5:
- a CDS encoding DUF7384 family protein: MTDADRPNPARVVADADVLAADLLVGGDARAALDHVRRHSWVDLVASDHLLERTERLVTAVADADLAAAHRERLEAERVAVDHPPEDHPALASAYRGSAAHLLSYDERLGSAKAGLSMQPHVSVSVRPPDAFARLFDPESLYEEVEGGAYPGPDLDPRSRGTPDELE, from the coding sequence GTGACTGACGCCGACCGACCCAACCCCGCACGCGTCGTCGCGGACGCCGACGTCCTCGCCGCCGACCTCCTCGTCGGCGGCGACGCCCGCGCGGCGCTCGATCACGTCCGTCGTCACTCCTGGGTCGACCTCGTCGCAAGCGATCACCTGCTCGAGCGGACCGAACGCCTCGTTACGGCCGTGGCCGACGCCGACCTCGCCGCTGCCCACCGCGAGCGACTCGAGGCCGAACGGGTCGCGGTCGACCACCCGCCCGAGGACCACCCTGCGCTGGCCTCGGCCTACCGCGGGTCGGCGGCACACCTGCTGTCCTACGACGAGCGACTCGGGTCGGCGAAGGCGGGCCTCTCGATGCAGCCACACGTCTCCGTCAGCGTCCGCCCGCCGGACGCGTTCGCGCGACTGTTCGATCCCGAAAGCCTCTACGAGGAAGTCGAGGGCGGGGCGTATCCCGGGCCGGATCTGGATCCCCGGAGTCGCGGAACGCCGGACGAACTCGAGTGA